A window of Halopelagius inordinatus genomic DNA:
GAGCGACTTTCTCCTTCCTTACGGCTTCTACCGAAAGATTCCGAACGGAATCGCGGGCGCGTTCCGAGAGGCCGACACCTCGCTCGGAGAGACGAGCCTCGGGCGGCGACTCGCTTCCGTCTCTTACTGGCGGGCCACCGTCGGCGACGAATGACGCCGGGCCCGCGAGCCTCGGGCCGGACGCTTCTGTTCGAGTAGCGAGATAGTGTCCGCAGAAGTACACTATCCCGAAAGCGAGTGTCCGTCCGATTCGGCTCCCCGTCGGCGGGGTTCGAGCGGAGAAATTTAAGTTCCCGCGCCGCTACCGACCGGTATGGAGCTCTCGGTAGTCGTCCCGACACTGAACGGTCGGGACCGCCTCGCGACCAGCCTCGACGCGCTGGCCGAGCACGCACCCGACGCCGAGATAATCGTAGTCAACGGTCCGTCCGCCGACGGGACCACGGGCATGGTGCGTGACCGAGACGACGTGGACGTGCTCGTCGAGATATCCGACCGGACGCTGAACGTCGCGCGCAACGCCGGCATCCGCGCGGCGTCGGGCGACGCGGTCGCTCTCCTCCGATACGACCTCGCGGTCGAAGAGCGGTGGTGCTCGGCGGTCGCGGAGGGCCTCGAAGACGCCGACGCGGTCACCGGGCCGACGCACCAGACGCTCCGCGCCGGGATGACGACGGAGTCCGCGGAACGAACCTCCGTCTGCGGCCGCGAGGTGACGTACTTCAACGGCGGCAACGTCGCGTTCCGGGCGGACGTCCTCGACAGACTCGACGGGTTCGACGAGTATCTGGAGACCGGGGGCGCTCGGGACGCGTCGCACCGACTCGCGGGACTCGGCTAC
This region includes:
- a CDS encoding glycosyltransferase family 2 protein, producing MELSVVVPTLNGRDRLATSLDALAEHAPDAEIIVVNGPSADGTTGMVRDRDDVDVLVEISDRTLNVARNAGIRAASGDAVALLRYDLAVEERWCSAVAEGLEDADAVTGPTHQTLRAGMTTESAERTSVCGREVTYFNGGNVAFRADVLDRLDGFDEYLETGGARDASHRLAGLGYEVEWRPEMCVRTEYESDGGVAERDWGWKYRALSYRLAKNYGARPSVVARTLSHAGRDAFASARDVVRGDASPTGWFGTGRDVFVGMATGSSDGLVARARDRSATRNPHGCSKRADRAVAKYDRR